One segment of Brassica napus cultivar Da-Ae chromosome C3, Da-Ae, whole genome shotgun sequence DNA contains the following:
- the LOC106385545 gene encoding homeobox protein knotted-1-like 1 isoform X1, translating to MEEYQHESRSTPHRVSFLYSPISSSNKNDNTTTNNNNTNYGSGYNNTNNNNHQQHMLFPHMSSLFPQTTENCFRSDHDQPTNASVKSEASSSRINHYSMLMKAIHNTQETNNNNNNNDTESMKAKIIAHPHYSTLLHAYLDCQKIGAPPEVVDKITAARQEFEARQQRPTASVTALSSDPELDQFMEAYCDMLVKYREELTRPIEEAMEYIRRIESQISMLCQGPIHILNNPDGKSEGIESSDEEQDNNNSGGEAELPEIDPRAEDRELKNHLLKKYSGYLSSLKQELSKKKKKGKLPKEARQKLLTWWELHYKWPYPSESEKVALAESTGLDQKQINNWFINQRKRHWKPSEDMQFMVMDGLQHPHHAALYMDGHYMGDGPYRLGP from the exons ATGGAAGAATATCAACATGAAAGCAGATCCACTCCTCATAGAGTAAGTTTCTTGTACTCTCCAATCTCTTCTTCCAACAAAAATGATAACACCACCACCAACAACAATAATACCAACTATGGTTCTGGTTACAATAATACTaataacaataatcatcaaCAACACATGTTGTTCCCACATATGAGCTCTCTTTTTCCTCAAACGACTGAGAATTGCTTCCGATCCGATCATGATCAGCCTACCAACGCATCTGTTAAATCAGAAGCAAGCTCCTCAAGAATCAATCACTACTCTATGTTGATGAAAGCCATCCACAATACTCAAGAaactaacaacaacaacaacaacaatgataCGGAATCCATGAAAGCTAAGATCATCGCTCATCCCCACTACTCCACCCTCCTACACGCCTACTTGGACTGCCAGAAG ATTGGAGCACCACCTGAGGTGGTCGATAAAATTACGGCGGCAAGACAAGAGTTCGAGGCGAGGCAGCAGCGGCCAACAGCGTCCGTAACTGCGCTGTCTAGCGACCCGGAATTGGATCAATTCATG GAAGCATACTGTGATATGCTGGTTAAATATCGAGAGGAGCTAACACGGCCCATTGAAGAAGCAATGGAGTATATACGTCGTATTGAATCTCAAATTAGCATGTTGTGTCAGGGTCCCATTCACATCCTCAACAATCCTG ATGGGAAAAGTGAAGGAATAGAATCATCAGACGAAGAACAAGATAATAACAACAGTGGAGGGGAAGCAGAATTACCGGAAATAGACCCGAGGGCGGAAGATCGGGAACTCAAGAATCACTTGCTGAAGAAGTACAGTGGATACTTGAGCAGTCTAAAGCAAGAACtgtccaagaaaaaaaagaaaggtaaACTTCCCAAAGAAGCAAGGCAGAAGCTTCTCACGTGGTGGGAATTGCATTACAAGTGGCCGTATCCTTCT GAATCAGAGAAGGTGGCGTTGGCGGAATCAACGGGGTTAGATCAGAAACAGATCAACAATTGGTtcataaaccaaagaaaacGTCACTGGAAACCGTCCGAGGACATGCAGTTCATGGTGATGGATGGTCTACAGCACCCGCACCACGCAGCTCTATACATGGATGGTCATTACATGGGCGATGGTCCTTATCGTCTTGGACCATAA
- the LOC106385545 gene encoding homeobox protein knotted-1-like 1 isoform X2, with translation MEEYQHESRSTPHRPTNASVKSEASSSRINHYSMLMKAIHNTQETNNNNNNNDTESMKAKIIAHPHYSTLLHAYLDCQKIGAPPEVVDKITAARQEFEARQQRPTASVTALSSDPELDQFMEAYCDMLVKYREELTRPIEEAMEYIRRIESQISMLCQGPIHILNNPDGKSEGIESSDEEQDNNNSGGEAELPEIDPRAEDRELKNHLLKKYSGYLSSLKQELSKKKKKGKLPKEARQKLLTWWELHYKWPYPSESEKVALAESTGLDQKQINNWFINQRKRHWKPSEDMQFMVMDGLQHPHHAALYMDGHYMGDGPYRLGP, from the exons ATGGAAGAATATCAACATGAAAGCAGATCCACTCCTCATAGA CCTACCAACGCATCTGTTAAATCAGAAGCAAGCTCCTCAAGAATCAATCACTACTCTATGTTGATGAAAGCCATCCACAATACTCAAGAaactaacaacaacaacaacaacaatgataCGGAATCCATGAAAGCTAAGATCATCGCTCATCCCCACTACTCCACCCTCCTACACGCCTACTTGGACTGCCAGAAG ATTGGAGCACCACCTGAGGTGGTCGATAAAATTACGGCGGCAAGACAAGAGTTCGAGGCGAGGCAGCAGCGGCCAACAGCGTCCGTAACTGCGCTGTCTAGCGACCCGGAATTGGATCAATTCATG GAAGCATACTGTGATATGCTGGTTAAATATCGAGAGGAGCTAACACGGCCCATTGAAGAAGCAATGGAGTATATACGTCGTATTGAATCTCAAATTAGCATGTTGTGTCAGGGTCCCATTCACATCCTCAACAATCCTG ATGGGAAAAGTGAAGGAATAGAATCATCAGACGAAGAACAAGATAATAACAACAGTGGAGGGGAAGCAGAATTACCGGAAATAGACCCGAGGGCGGAAGATCGGGAACTCAAGAATCACTTGCTGAAGAAGTACAGTGGATACTTGAGCAGTCTAAAGCAAGAACtgtccaagaaaaaaaagaaaggtaaACTTCCCAAAGAAGCAAGGCAGAAGCTTCTCACGTGGTGGGAATTGCATTACAAGTGGCCGTATCCTTCT GAATCAGAGAAGGTGGCGTTGGCGGAATCAACGGGGTTAGATCAGAAACAGATCAACAATTGGTtcataaaccaaagaaaacGTCACTGGAAACCGTCCGAGGACATGCAGTTCATGGTGATGGATGGTCTACAGCACCCGCACCACGCAGCTCTATACATGGATGGTCATTACATGGGCGATGGTCCTTATCGTCTTGGACCATAA
- the LOC106384050 gene encoding uncharacterized mitochondrial protein AtMg00310-like, whose translation MKVVRRYGKASGQCINFDKSSLLFGKMINATTRQEIKDALGIQNEGGMGTYLGIPEDISISKCKLFSFLKDKLMHRVNGKEVLIKSIMLALTTYVMSTFLLPLEICENLASVIAQFWWSSNPPKRRIHWAKWETVCLPREEGGIGFRMIHEFNLALLAKQLWRLVQFPDSLVARVLRGRY comes from the coding sequence atgaaagtagtcagaAGATATGGCAAAGCATCTGGTCAATGTATCAACTTTGACAAATcgtccttactctttggtaagatgATTAATGCAACTACTAGACAAGAGATTAAAGATGCACTTGGGATACAGAAtgaaggaggaatgggaacATACTTAGGTATCCCCGAAGACATAAGCATATCTAAATGCAAACTTTTTTCATTCCTGAAAGATAAGCTGATGCATAGAGTGAATGGAAAGGAAGTGCTGATTAAATCCATTATGCTCGCTCTTACGACATACGTCATGTCAACTTTCCTACTCCCATTGGAGATATGCGAAAATTTAGCCAGTGTCATCGCTCAGTTCTGGTGGAGCTCGAATCCACCAAAAAGAAGAATACACTGGGCAAAATGGGAAACAGTCTGTCTACCAAGAGAGGAGGGTGGAATTGGCTTTCGAATGATCCATGAGTTTAATCTGGCTCTTTTGGCTAAACAACTATGGAGACTAGTACAGTTCCCTGATTCTCTGGTCGCTCGAGTCTTACGGGGAAGATATTAA